GCAATAAGTTCAAAGCAGAACCTGCTTTATCATTAGTTCCTGAAGCTCTTGCGCCACCAAATGGCTGCATTCCAACAACGGCTCCGGTTGGTTTGTCGTTGATATAGAAGTTACCTGCTGAGTTTTGTAATTTAGTTGTAGCAACTTCAATCGCATAACGATCCTGACTGAAAACAGCACCGGTCAAAGCATACTCAGAAGTAGTATCCACTAGTTCTAAAGTCTCTTCCCATTTGGCATCTTCATAAATGTAAAGTGTTACAACAGGGCCGAACAATTCGGTTTCCATCGTAGTGTATTTTGGATTTGTAGTTACAATAACCGTTGGCTCTACAAAGTATCCAACTGATTTATCATAATTTCCACCCACAATAATTTCAGCATCCGTATCTTTTTTAGCCTGATCGATATAACTCGCTAATTTGTCAAAAGAACCTTCGTGGATAACCGCTGTAATAAAGTTACCGAAATCTTCCGGAGAACCCATTTTCATTGATTTTACATCAGTAATCAATTGTTCTTTAACAGCTGGCCATAAACTTTGAGGAATATAAACTCTTGAAGCTGCAGAGCATTTTTGTCCCTGGAATTCAAATGCACCACGAGTGATACCCGTAACCACTTGTTTTACGTTAGCACTTGGGTGTGCAATGATAAAATCTTTACCACCAGTTTCCCCAACGATTCTTGGATAGGTTTTATAGTTGTGGATATTGGCACCAATTTTTGCCCAGATATCTTTAAATACATGAGTTGATCCTGTAAAGTGAATTCCGGCGAAATCGCGGCTTGCCAAAACAGTGTCGGTAATCATTAAAGCATCTCCAAAAACTACGTTGATTACGCCGTCCGGAACTCCTGCTTCTTTGAAAACATCAAGAATGATTTTTGTTGAGAATACCTGACTATCGCTTGGTTTCCAAACCACAACATTACCCATCATTGCAGCACTTGCCGGAAGATTGGCAGCAATAGCTGTAAAGTTAAACGGAGTTATCGCGTAAACAAAACCTTCAAGAGGTCGGTACTCTAAACGGTTCCATGTAGTAGAATCCGATTTTGGCTGATCTCCGTAAATTTGAGTCATGAATTCTACGTTGTAACGTAAAAAGTCAATCAATTCACAAGAAGCATCAATTTCTGCCTGATGAATATTTTTTGATTGCCCAATCATAGTAGCAGCGTTAATACGTGCCCTGTATGGACCTGCTATTAATTCAGCCGCTTTTAAGAAAATAGCGGCACGTTGTTCCCATGCCATATTGGCCCATGCTTTTCTTGATTCAAGAGCATTAGCAATCGCTTTTTCTATATGTTGTTTTTCAGCCAGATGATATTTTCCAACAACATGCTGGTGATCATGAGGTGCTGTTATATTTTTTGTGTTTCCGGTTCTGATTTCTTCGCTTCCAATATGTAAAGGAACATCAATCTGAGAATTCCACATTGTAGTGTAAGCTGCCTGAACAGCGGCTCTTTCCGGTGAGTTGGGTGCGTATCCTTTTACCGGCTCATTTACCGCCTTAGGTACATTAAAAAATCCTTTTAACATGGGATAAAATATTTTAAAATTACGAATTGTTTAATTTTAGGCAAAAGTACAAAGGTTATTTTGATTATATCACAATACAATATTAAAATGTTGTAATTTAATAAACTAATGATGTCAGGCTGTAAAACATATGTTTGTATAAAAGTTTAAATTTGAGGTACTTCAATTTATAGGACTATGAAAATTCCACTTCTGGCTTTTAACGATAAAGGAATTTACTGCCAGCAGGCCGATGTGTATCTTGATCCCTGGCGGCCGGTAAAGAATGCTATTATTACACACGGTCATGCTGATCACTCTCGTTGGGGAAATCAAAATTATATTACGCATCATACCAATGTGCCGATTATTCGGCATCGTTTGGGCGAAATAAATGTTACCGGAAAAGATTGGGGAGAAACGTTTGTCATTAACAATGTAAAATTCTCATTACATCCCGCCGGACATATTATTGGAAGCTCACAAATTCGAGTAGAACACAAAGGAGAAGTCTGGGTTTTTACCGGAGATTATAAAACGGAAGACGATGGAATTTCAACGCCTTACGAAGTCGTAAAATGCCATACTTTTATCACGGAATGCACTTTTGGTTTGCCGGCCTTTAATTGGACTCCACAAGCAGAAGTAATTACGGATATCAATAATTGGTGGGCAGAGAATAAGGCCGAAGGAAAAACATCAATTCTTTTTGGCTATTCTCTAGGGAAAGCACAAAGGCTTTTAAAATATTTAGACACTGACATTGGTAAAATCTACACGCACGGAGCGATTGAAAACATGACAAATGTCTTGCGTCCTATAGTTGATTTTCCGGCAACAACCTTAGTGACCAGGGAAACCAAAAAAGAAGATTTATTGGGAAATATTGTTCTCGCTCCGCCAAGTGCCCACGGAAGTATCTGGATCAGAAAAATGGCACCTTTTGTAACAGGTGCAGCAAGCGGCTGGATGGCTTTTCGCGGAGCCAGACGAAGACGTGCTATTGATAAAGGTTTTGTATTAAGCGATCATTGCGACTGGTATTCGCTTTTAGATAGCATCAAATCTACAGGAGCAGAAAAAGTAATCTGTACGCACGGTTATACTGATATTTTCTCTAAATATTTAAGGGAATTAGGTTACGACGCCAGAACTGAAAAAACACAATATGAAGGAGAATCGGCAGAAATGGAAAAAGATGAAAAGGAAGTTGTATTGGATCAAAATGAAACTTCGATTAGTACTGAAAATAAGGAATTGTAGATGAAAAATTTCGCCCAACTCATAAAGACACTGGACAGTTCGAATAAAACGAATGTAAAAGTCGATGCACTGACGACGTATTTTAAAAATGCATCGCCGGAAGATAAAGTATGGACGATTGCGATTTTGTCACATCGTCGTCCGCCAAGACCAGTGAATACAACTTTATTACGTATTTGGGCGAATGAACTGGCGAATATTCCCTTATGGCTTTTTGAGGAAAGTTATCATATAGTAGGTGATTTAGCCGAAACAATTGCATTGATTATTCCGACTACCAAAGAACATTCGGATAAAAGTTTAACTGAATACCTTCAGGAGATTATTGCCTTGAGAAAGAAATCAGATATTGAGAAAAAAGAATATTTACACGAGAACTGGCTGGCTTTAAATTATTACGAACGCTTTGTTTTTACTAAATTAATTACCGGAAGTTTGCGTATCGGCGTAAGCCAGAAATTAATGACCAGAGCCTTGTCAAAAGCAGAAGATGTCGATGAAGATGCTTTGGCGTATAAGTTAATGGGAAATTGGGATCCCAATACCATTACATTTCAGGAATTAATTCTGGATGAAAAAAGCAATGATTATCTGTCAAAACCGTATCCGTTTTATCTGGCGTATCCAATAGAAGGGGAAGTTGATGCTCTTGGAAATCCTGAAGACTGGTCAATTGAACATAAATGGGACGGTATCCGTTCGCAGACTATTATCCGTGAAAATGAAATGTATATCTGGTCAAGAGGCGAGGAGCTGGTTACTGATAAATATCCGGAGTTTAAATCTTTTGTCGGTATTATTCCAAACGGAACTGTAATTGACGCTGAAATTTTAGCTTTTACAGAAGGAGAAATCGGAACCTTTAATGATCTGCAAACCCGAATCGGAAGAAAAACCATTTCCGCCAGTTTACTTGAAAAAGTGCCTGTGATTTTAAAAGCATACGATATTTTAGAATGGGAAGGTCAGGATATTCGAAATTTACCTTATTCAGAAAGAAGATTATTACTGGAACAATTATACGATTCCATAAAAGATAAAACACCTCATTTTCAGTTGTCAGAAAGGGTTTTGCTCCATTCCTGGGAAGAGGTAACAACTGAGAGAATGCGTGCCCGTGAAATGAAAAGTGAGGGACTAATGCTAAAAAGAAACAATTCGCCTTATCTGGTAGGAAGAAAAAAAGGCGACTGGTGGAAATGGAAAATAGAACCCTTGGTAATTGATGCAGTTCTGACTTATGCAATGCGCGGACACGGAAGAAGATCTAATTTATTTACAGATTATACTTTCGCACTTTGGCAGAACAACGACAAGGGCGAAAAAGAACTGGTCACATTTGCAAAAGCCTATTCCGGTTTAACCGATGCTGAGTTCAGAAAAGTGGATGATTTTATAAAGAAAAACACACTGGAACGATTTGGTCCGGTTAGAAGCGTAACGCCACAATTGGTTTTTGAAATTGGCTTTGAAGGGATTGCACTTTCCAAAAGACATAAAAGCGGAGTAGCTACCAGATTTCCACGTATTCTGAGATGGCGGCACGATAAAAAAATTGAAGAAGCTAATTCAATTGAAGATTTAAAAAGTATGATTTCATAAAAAAGGCTCAAAAGGATAAAATAACAAAGTTTCAAAGTAAAACTTTAGAAAACAGTTGAACTTTGTCCCTTTGTCCCTTTGCAACTTTGAACCTGTATAAAAAAATGAACAGAGACGAACTATACGCAATTGCAGAAAACTGGTTTCACGTTCAGGGATGGAAAGCTTTTCCTTTTCAGACCCAAACGTGGACAGCTTTTTTACAGGGAAAAAATGGTTTATTAAACGCTCCAACCGGAAGCGGAAAAACCTATGCCTTGTGGTTTCCAATAGTTCTCGATTATATGAAGAAAAATCCGGATTATAAAACCAAACATAAACCCGGATTAAAAGCCATCTGGATTACGCCTCTACGGGCACTTTCTGTAGAAATCAAACAGGCTGCGGACAGAATTGTTCAGGATTTAGATACACAAATGACAGTTGGGATTCGCTCAGGAGATACAACACAAAGCGAAAGAACAAAGCAAAGTAAAAAAATGCCCGATTTGCTCGTTACCACTCCGGAAAGTTTACAATTGCTTTTAGCCTCCAAAGAATTCGCGAAAACTTTTGCCAATTGTTCAGCGATTGTGGTGGATGAATGGCACGAATTACTAGGTACAAAACGCGGTGTTCAAATGGAGCTGGCTTTATCCCGATTGAAAACGGTTGCTCCTAAAATGCGTATTTGGGGAATTTCAGCCACAATAGGCAATTTGGAATTGGCGCAGCAGGTATTATTGGGTGTAGATTCTGAAGCGTATAATAATTCGGTTTTGATTAAAGCCCACATCAATAAAAAAATAAAAGTGCTTTCGATACTGCCGGAAAAAATGGACAGTTATCCGTGGCGTGGTCACATGGGATTACATTTAATCGATGAGGTGGCAAAAATAGTCCGGAAAAGCAAAACCACTTTAATTTTCACAAACGTTCGTTCCGCCTGCGAAATGTGGTTTCAGGCAATCTTAGAAAAATATCCTGAATTTGCAGGGGATATGGCAATGCATCACGGAAGCATCAGCAGGGAAACCCGTTTATGGGTTGAAAATGCAATCAGAAATGAAGAATTAAAAGTAGTAGTTTGTACCTCGAGTCTGGATTTAGGAGTTGATTTTGCTCCTGTTGAAACCATTATTCAGGTGGGCGGACCAAAAGGTGTTGCGCGTTTTCTACAAAGAGCAGGAAGAAGCGGACATCAGCCTGGGAAAGAAAGTGTAATTTATTTTCTTGCCACTCACGCAATCGAATTGATTGAAGCTTCGGCACTGAAAAAAGCGGTTGCCAAAACGATTGTAGAAGACCGTATTCCGTATCTGAACAGTTGGGATGTTTTGGTGCAATACCTGAATACATTGGCGGTTTCAGACGGTTTTTTTCCGGATATTATTTTTGAGGAAGTCAGACAAACTTTCTGTTATCAAAATATAACCAAAGAAAACTGGAACTGGATTCTCAACTTTATTACCAACGGAAGTCAGAGCCTTCAGGCGTATGATGAGTTCAAAAAAGTAGAAATTGAAGAAGACGGAAAATTTAAAATCAATAGCCGGTTAATTGCCATGCATCACAGAATGCAAATTGGAACCATAGTTGGCGATGCATCGCTTAATGTTAAATTTTTAAGCGGAGGTTATATCGGAAATATTGAAGAATGGTTTGCCTCAAAACTCCAGCCAGGTGATGTTTTTACCTTTGCAGGAAAAAGATTAGAGCTATTTCGTGTAAAAAATATGCAGGTTTTGGTTCGAAAGGCTGATCCCAAAAAAGAATCCCGAACAGTGAGCTGGATGGGAGGGCGTATGGCATTATCTGTTCAGATGAGTGAGTTGCTTCGGGAAGAATTGTATGCTGCAAATAGCGAAAATCTGACTCCCGAATTAAAAGCTTTGCAGCCTATTTTTGCAAGACAGCGAAAAGAAAGTATTGTTCCGGATGCGGATGAATTCCTTATAGAAACTTTTAAAACCAGAGAAGGGTATCATGCCGTCTTTTATCTTTTTGAAGGTCGGTTTGTGCATGAAGCTTTAGCCAGTATTTTGTCTTACCGGATTAGTTTATTGTCTCCAATTACTTTTTCTTTAGCTTATAACGATTACGGGTTTGAATTGCTTTCGGATCAGGAAATTGATATGCAGTCGGTTTTTGATAACAATTTGTTTTCTACTGAATATGTGCATCATGATTTGCAAAAAAGCCTTAATTTGACAGAAATGGCCCGAAGAAAATTCAGGGATATTGCGGTAATTGCTGGTTTGGTTTTTACAGGAATGCCCGGTAAACCAGTTAAAACAAAACATTTGCAGAGTGGGTCACAATTGTTGTTTGAAGTTTTCAGGGATTATGAGCCGGATAATTTATTGCTTCAGCAGGCGTATTCAGAAACGTTTGAACATCAACTGGAAGAAGGGCGTTTGATTCAGGCTCTGGAAAGAGTAAATAAACAAACGATAGTATGGAAACAATGCAAAAAGCCAACACCTTTTAGTTTTCCTATTATTACAGATCGACTGAGAGAAAAGTTATCCAGTGAAACATTAGCGGAAAGAATTAAAAAAATGACAGCAAGTTACATGAAATAATGAACATGAAGATTACAATTAACAATCAAAATTTTGTTTTGCATCCGTGTGGCGCGGCTTTCTGGGAAGAAAAAAAAATACTCTTAATATCGGATTTGCATTTAGGCAAAGTATCACATTTCAGAAAACACGGAATGGCGATTCCGGAGAAAGCGGTGCAGGAGAATTTTAACCGGTTAAACAATATTCTGGAATTATTTGATGCCGAAACTATAATTTTTCTTGGCGATTTATTTCACAGCAAAATGAATAACGAATGGAATTTATTTTCAGACTGGACCAAAACAATTACTCAAAAAATCATTTTAGTGGAAGGCAATCACGACATTATTTCGAAAAAAAATTATACGGATTTAAATATCGAAATTTATTCAGAACTCATAATTGATCATTTTCTTTTGACGCATCATCCAACAGACAGAGAAAATTTATTCAATTTTTGCGGACATATTCATCCCGGAATAAAACTAACAGGTTTAGGAAAACAATTTTTGCGTTTGCCTTGCTTTTTCAGAAAACCGAATCAATTAATTTTTCCTTCTTTTGGAGAATTTACAGGAAATTTTTATTTAGTTCCTGATGAAAATGATAGGGTATACGCCCTTGCAAAGGGAGAAGTAATAGAAATAAAAAACAGGGTTTAATTTAAAGCAAATGGAGCACACATTCTGAATGTAGGAACTATCACTTTAAATATTTTTGTTGTAGTAAAATTAATCATATTAAAATGACCTTTCATTGCACCATAAGGAGATGATAACAAACAACCGGAACTGTAAGTATGATTTTCACCTGGTTTTAAAACTGGTTTTTTTCCTATAACGCCTTCTCCATCAACAACTTCAAGGTCGTTAAGAGAATCGAAAATTTCCCAGTGACGTGAGGTTAACTGTACTGAATCTTTACTATGATTTTCTATGGTAACAACATAGCTAAAGGCAAAATGAATCTTGTAGTTCTTGAAGTAAGTACCTTCAAAACTAGTCAAAACAGATATTTTTATGCCTCTTGTTATTTGAGAAACCATAACTAACGTAGTATATATGTGTGTGTTATATGTGCAAACTTACAAAAAAAAATGATTGGATTGAAATCCTTTTTTAGAATGTTTAGTTAATAATATTCAATGAATTAGCATTACCCTTGCCGATAACTCTTTCGTAGCGGTCCGTACTTTCACGGTAATAAACCAAAATAGTGTATTCGTTTTCAGTCTGGTAAAAATTTCCGTCAACGGCATTCTCAAAATCAATTACACCTTTTTTGTCAGCAACCCTGTACTGAAAATTGGTAAAACCCTGCTTGATCATTACTGCTTTTTCATAAATCCCTTTGTCAGCATTATAATCCATTTTGTATTCTGGAGATAAGCTATAATTATTGAACATACCTGTAATATAAATGTCTTTATTTAATCGAAATGCCGGAGCAGACAATGAAAAGTATACCCAGGCATAATCGGCTTCAATTTCCTGATTAGAACCATTGATGTTTTTGACGACAAAATTTCCGTTTATATCCTGATAAACGGTATAAATTTGATTGGCTCTTGCCGGACTTGTATATAAAAACGAACTGTAAATATCACTGGTTGAACTCACTTTTGCAACATTATTATTGGCCGCTCTTATATCCTTGTTTTCAAAATATAAAAATTCATTTCCGCCCCAGAACTGTGTTTCCGCGTCATATTTATAAACCAATTGATTGCTAATTGTATATTGTGGGCGAATATTTTTTATACTAGTGTTAAAATCTCCGTTTTGCAGTAAAAGTACTTTTACGTTTTGTAAAGGTGTCTGAAAAACAATATCATTTGAGGAAATCGAAAAATCAATATTCTGCTTTTCATTAATATTGGCTAAGTTTCGGCTACGTTTTATCTGAGCAGCTACTGTACAGTGGTTTTCATATAAAATAAATTTTCTGGAGAAAACAACTTCCCTGTCTTCGTTAAGGATTTTCAGCATATAATTTCCTGAAATTTTCAACTGTGTAGCAAATTGATTAGGAAAACTAAGGCGGTAATGTGAATAAATCTGAAGCGTATTAAAAGAGTTGGTATAATCCATAATTCTTTGATTGTCAAAACCAAGAATGTAATCTGTTTTTGGGATTTCAGAAGGTTTCCAGTTGTAATCGCAATGTACAATTTCAAAATAATAATTGGCTTCGTTACCAAATAAATCATCAAACTGAAATTGAAATGTAGAGCCTAATTCGAATATCGGAACCACATTACTGCCGTTCTGTACAAAAGAAACAGTTTTGATATTGTAAGGAGGATCTATTTCTTTTTCCTGAGCTTTCG
The Flavobacterium flavigenum genome window above contains:
- the apaG gene encoding Co2+/Mg2+ efflux protein ApaG — protein: MVSQITRGIKISVLTSFEGTYFKNYKIHFAFSYVVTIENHSKDSVQLTSRHWEIFDSLNDLEVVDGEGVIGKKPVLKPGENHTYSSGCLLSSPYGAMKGHFNMINFTTTKIFKVIVPTFRMCAPFALN
- a CDS encoding ligase-associated DNA damage response exonuclease; its protein translation is MKIPLLAFNDKGIYCQQADVYLDPWRPVKNAIITHGHADHSRWGNQNYITHHTNVPIIRHRLGEINVTGKDWGETFVINNVKFSLHPAGHIIGSSQIRVEHKGEVWVFTGDYKTEDDGISTPYEVVKCHTFITECTFGLPAFNWTPQAEVITDINNWWAENKAEGKTSILFGYSLGKAQRLLKYLDTDIGKIYTHGAIENMTNVLRPIVDFPATTLVTRETKKEDLLGNIVLAPPSAHGSIWIRKMAPFVTGAASGWMAFRGARRRRAIDKGFVLSDHCDWYSLLDSIKSTGAEKVICTHGYTDIFSKYLRELGYDARTEKTQYEGESAEMEKDEKEVVLDQNETSISTENKEL
- a CDS encoding ATP-dependent DNA ligase, with protein sequence MKNFAQLIKTLDSSNKTNVKVDALTTYFKNASPEDKVWTIAILSHRRPPRPVNTTLLRIWANELANIPLWLFEESYHIVGDLAETIALIIPTTKEHSDKSLTEYLQEIIALRKKSDIEKKEYLHENWLALNYYERFVFTKLITGSLRIGVSQKLMTRALSKAEDVDEDALAYKLMGNWDPNTITFQELILDEKSNDYLSKPYPFYLAYPIEGEVDALGNPEDWSIEHKWDGIRSQTIIRENEMYIWSRGEELVTDKYPEFKSFVGIIPNGTVIDAEILAFTEGEIGTFNDLQTRIGRKTISASLLEKVPVILKAYDILEWEGQDIRNLPYSERRLLLEQLYDSIKDKTPHFQLSERVLLHSWEEVTTERMRAREMKSEGLMLKRNNSPYLVGRKKGDWWKWKIEPLVIDAVLTYAMRGHGRRSNLFTDYTFALWQNNDKGEKELVTFAKAYSGLTDAEFRKVDDFIKKNTLERFGPVRSVTPQLVFEIGFEGIALSKRHKSGVATRFPRILRWRHDKKIEEANSIEDLKSMIS
- the pruA gene encoding L-glutamate gamma-semialdehyde dehydrogenase, producing the protein MLKGFFNVPKAVNEPVKGYAPNSPERAAVQAAYTTMWNSQIDVPLHIGSEEIRTGNTKNITAPHDHQHVVGKYHLAEKQHIEKAIANALESRKAWANMAWEQRAAIFLKAAELIAGPYRARINAATMIGQSKNIHQAEIDASCELIDFLRYNVEFMTQIYGDQPKSDSTTWNRLEYRPLEGFVYAITPFNFTAIAANLPASAAMMGNVVVWKPSDSQVFSTKIILDVFKEAGVPDGVINVVFGDALMITDTVLASRDFAGIHFTGSTHVFKDIWAKIGANIHNYKTYPRIVGETGGKDFIIAHPSANVKQVVTGITRGAFEFQGQKCSAASRVYIPQSLWPAVKEQLITDVKSMKMGSPEDFGNFITAVIHEGSFDKLASYIDQAKKDTDAEIIVGGNYDKSVGYFVEPTVIVTTNPKYTTMETELFGPVVTLYIYEDAKWEETLELVDTTSEYALTGAVFSQDRYAIEVATTKLQNSAGNFYINDKPTGAVVGMQPFGGARASGTNDKAGSALNLLRWASPRTIKETFVTPEDYRYPFLG
- the pdeM gene encoding ligase-associated DNA damage response endonuclease PdeM, giving the protein MKITINNQNFVLHPCGAAFWEEKKILLISDLHLGKVSHFRKHGMAIPEKAVQENFNRLNNILELFDAETIIFLGDLFHSKMNNEWNLFSDWTKTITQKIILVEGNHDIISKKNYTDLNIEIYSELIIDHFLLTHHPTDRENLFNFCGHIHPGIKLTGLGKQFLRLPCFFRKPNQLIFPSFGEFTGNFYLVPDENDRVYALAKGEVIEIKNRV
- a CDS encoding DUF5103 domain-containing protein produces the protein MPKFLYISFVFLFIFTLAKAQEKEIDPPYNIKTVSFVQNGSNVVPIFELGSTFQFQFDDLFGNEANYYFEIVHCDYNWKPSEIPKTDYILGFDNQRIMDYTNSFNTLQIYSHYRLSFPNQFATQLKISGNYMLKILNEDREVVFSRKFILYENHCTVAAQIKRSRNLANINEKQNIDFSISSNDIVFQTPLQNVKVLLLQNGDFNTSIKNIRPQYTISNQLVYKYDAETQFWGGNEFLYFENKDIRAANNNVAKVSSTSDIYSSFLYTSPARANQIYTVYQDINGNFVVKNINGSNQEIEADYAWVYFSLSAPAFRLNKDIYITGMFNNYSLSPEYKMDYNADKGIYEKAVMIKQGFTNFQYRVADKKGVIDFENAVDGNFYQTENEYTILVYYRESTDRYERVIGKGNANSLNIIN
- a CDS encoding ligase-associated DNA damage response DEXH box helicase, translating into MNRDELYAIAENWFHVQGWKAFPFQTQTWTAFLQGKNGLLNAPTGSGKTYALWFPIVLDYMKKNPDYKTKHKPGLKAIWITPLRALSVEIKQAADRIVQDLDTQMTVGIRSGDTTQSERTKQSKKMPDLLVTTPESLQLLLASKEFAKTFANCSAIVVDEWHELLGTKRGVQMELALSRLKTVAPKMRIWGISATIGNLELAQQVLLGVDSEAYNNSVLIKAHINKKIKVLSILPEKMDSYPWRGHMGLHLIDEVAKIVRKSKTTLIFTNVRSACEMWFQAILEKYPEFAGDMAMHHGSISRETRLWVENAIRNEELKVVVCTSSLDLGVDFAPVETIIQVGGPKGVARFLQRAGRSGHQPGKESVIYFLATHAIELIEASALKKAVAKTIVEDRIPYLNSWDVLVQYLNTLAVSDGFFPDIIFEEVRQTFCYQNITKENWNWILNFITNGSQSLQAYDEFKKVEIEEDGKFKINSRLIAMHHRMQIGTIVGDASLNVKFLSGGYIGNIEEWFASKLQPGDVFTFAGKRLELFRVKNMQVLVRKADPKKESRTVSWMGGRMALSVQMSELLREELYAANSENLTPELKALQPIFARQRKESIVPDADEFLIETFKTREGYHAVFYLFEGRFVHEALASILSYRISLLSPITFSLAYNDYGFELLSDQEIDMQSVFDNNLFSTEYVHHDLQKSLNLTEMARRKFRDIAVIAGLVFTGMPGKPVKTKHLQSGSQLLFEVFRDYEPDNLLLQQAYSETFEHQLEEGRLIQALERVNKQTIVWKQCKKPTPFSFPIITDRLREKLSSETLAERIKKMTASYMK